Part of the Arthrobacter sp. MMS18-M83 genome is shown below.
TCGGCATCAAGGCAGAAGGCCAGCCGTTCGCCAAGTTTGCTGAGATCCTGAACCTCCGCAAGGCCAAGACGCTTCCGGGCTTCACCCGCGCAGGCTGGCAGGCAGACTACCCGTCGCTGTTCAACTTCCTCGGCCCGCTGCTGAAGACCGGCGCTAGCGCCAACTACGAGGGCTACAGCAACCCGGAATTCGACAAGCTGCTGATCGAAGGCCTTGCGTCCAAGACCACGGACGACGCGAACAAGAAGTTCACCCAGGCACAGGAAATCCTGTTCAAGGACCTTCCCAACCTGCCCCTGTGGTACCAGGCACGCCAGGCTGTATGGAGCCAGAACGTTACCAACGTTGACTCCGGCTGGAACGGCGTCCTGCTCTACTACAACATCACCGCAAAGTAGTCCTCTGGACTTGTTCCAAGCTCGCTAGTGCATGGGGGTCCGGTCGCAAAACCGGGCCCCCTGTGCGCTTGATCCGGCACGAAAGCTGTCCCACATGAATCCCCTTAGTTTCAAGAGCGCCCAGGATACTTTGCTGTGATCCAGTACATCCTCAGGCGTTTGCTGCAGGTCATCCCGGTCTTCCTGGGAACCACCCTGCTTGTGTACTTCATGGTCTTCGCCCTCCCGGGCGACCCCATCCGCGCTTTGTTCGGCGACCGTCCGCCCAGCGAGTCCGTCATTGCCGCCCTGCGCCAGCAATACAACCTCGACCAGCCGTTCTGGGTCCAGTACGGACTGTTCCTCAAGAACCTGTTCACCTTCAACCTCGGCGTTGACTTCACCGGTCAACCCATTGCCGCCACCCTTGGCCGCATCTTTCCCGTGACCGCCATGCTTGCCGTTGAGGCCCTGGCTATCCAGGCCGTCTTCGGTGTGGCCTTCGGCCTGATCGCCGGCCTGCGCAAGGGGAAGCTCTTTGACTCCACCGTGCTGGTTGCCTCCCTCGTCGTCATCGCGGTCCCCACCTTCGTGCTGGGCTTCGTTCTTCAGCTCGTCGTCGGCGTGCAGCTCGGCTGGGCCAAGCCCACGGTGGGATCCAACGCGGACTGGGGCACACTGATCCTCCCGGCCACGGTTCTTGGCCTCGTGTCCTTTGCCTACGTGCTGCGGTTGACCCGCGCCTCGGTCATCGAAAACATGAACGCCGACTACGTCCGTACGGCAACCGCGAAAGGCCTTTCCCGTCCCCGAGTGGTCCTCGCCCACATCCTGCGAAACTCCATGATCCCCGTGGTCACCTACCTGGGGGCGAACCTGGGTGGCTTGATGGGCGGCGCGATCGTCACCGAAGGCATCTTCAACGTGCCCGGCGTCGGACAGAAGCTCTACCAAGCGGTGATCCGCAGCGAGGGCCCCACCGTCGTTGCCATCGTTAGCGTGCTGGTGCTGGTGTTCGTTGCCGCCAACCTGTTGGTCGACCTCCTGTACGCCTGGCTTGACCCGAGGATCCGCTATGAAAAGTAACCGTCAAATCGAGCACTACGTTGCCCCCATCGACGAGACACCGCTGCTCGCGACCGATACCCTCAAGGTCGACGCAGCACCCCTGAGCCTCTGGGCAGACGCCTGGCGGAAGCTCCGCCGTCGTCCGCTGTTCATCATCTCCGCGCTCATGATCTTCCTGCTCCTCATCGTCGCGTTCTTCCCGGGTCTGTTCACGCAGACAGCTCCGAACGACAACTGCCAACTGGGCGACTCCCTGGCGGGCCCCTCGGCCGGCCATCCCTTGGGATTCACCTTCCAGGGCTGCGACATCTATTCCCGCGTCATCCACGGCACGCAGGCATCCTTAACAGTCGGCGTCGTCTCGGTCATCTTCGTCCTGATCATCGGCGTCACGCTCGGCGCGCTGGCTGGGTTCTTTGGCGGCTGGGTTGACACCGTCATTGCCCGCATTGGCGACATCTTCTTCGCATTGCCTTTGGTCCTCGGCGCACTGGTCGTTACCCAGCTCCCCTTCTTCCGCGAGAACAAGAGCGTCTTCACGGTGGTCATGGTCATCGTGATGCTCGGGTGGCCCCAAATGGCCCGTATCACCCGTGGTGCCGTGATCGAGGTCCGCAACGCCGATTTCGTCACTGCCGCACGCTCGCTAGGTGTCTCCAAGATCGGCACCCTGGTCCGGCACGTGGTTCCGAACGCGCTCGCGCCGATCATTGTCCTGGCCACCATGGAACTGGGTGTCTTCATCGTCACTGAAGCAACGCTCTCCTTCCTTGGCATTGGCTTGCCCGGCAGCATCATGTCCTGGGGTAACGACATTTCCGCGGCGAAGGACACTCTGCGCACCAACCCCGAGGTGCTGATGTTCCCCGCAACCGCATTGTCCATTACAGTCCTGAGCTTCATCATGCTTGGCGACGCGCTGCGTGACGCCCTTGACCCCAAGAGCCGCAAGCGATGAAGGAGGCAATCATGACAACGTCCAACGTCACCATCAACGAGGCCGGAACCGAAGAGCGCCCGCTCCTTGAAATCAGGGACCTCGCCATCTCCTTCCAGACGGCGAGCGGCGAGTTCCAGGCCGTCAAGAACGCCCACCTGACTATCATGCCGGGCGAGACAGTCGCCATCGTGGGAGAGTCCGGTTCGGGAAAGTCGACGACGGCACTCGCCGCCATCGGTCTCCTGCCGGAGAACGGCCGGGTTTCCGGCGGCCAGATCCTGCTCGACGGCGAGGACATCTCGCACGCGCCGGAACGGCGCATGATCGAGCTGCGTGGCAACACGATCGGCATGGTCCCGCAGGATCCGATGTCCAACCTCAACCCGGTGTGGAAGATCGGCTACCAGGTCCGCGAGACCTTGCGCGCCAACGGCAAGCCCCATGCTCCGGCTGATGTGGCCCGTGTCCTCGGGGAAGCCGGCTTGCCGGACTCGGCGCGGCGTGCCAAGCAGTACCCGCACGAGTTCTCCGGCGGCATGCGCCAGCGGGCACTGATTGCCATCGGCCTGTCCTGCCAGCCGCGGCTGCTTATTGCCGATGAGCCGACGTCGGCCCTCGACGTGACCGTTCAGCGGCAGATCCTCGACCACCTCGAGACCATGACGGCGGAGCTCGGTACGGCAGTCCTGCTTATCACCCACGATCTTGGCCTCGCGGCTGAACGCGCGGACAAAGTGGTGGTCATGTACCGCGGCAACGTAGTGGAAGCCGGCCCTTCGCTAGAACTGCTCCGCAACCCGCAGCACCCCTACACCCAGCGGCTCGTGGCGTCGGCCCCGTCCTTGGCTTCCCGCAGGATCCAGGCAGCCAAGGCTGAAGGCATCCAAACGGAAGAACTCCTGGCACCCACCGAAGCTGTGGTTGAAAAGGCGCTCCCAGAGGACGTTCTGAAGGTCGAGAGCCTCAGCAAGGTCTTCAAGTTGCGCTCGGGAGTGGGCAGGTCCACCGACTTCACCGCGGTGGACAATGTCTCATTCAACGTCAAGCGCGGGACGACGACGGCGATCGTGGGGGAGTCGGGCTCCGGCAAGTCCACTGTGGCTCAAATGGTCCTTAACCTCCTGCCGCCGACGTCGGGCCGGATCGTGTTCGACGGGGTGGACACCTCCACGTTGAACAGCCGAGAGATCTTCAAGTTCCGGCGTCGTGTCCAGCCGATCTTCCAGGACCCGTACGGTTCCCTTGACCCGATGTACAACATCTTCAGGACCATCGAGGAACCGCTCCGGACCCACAAGATCGGTGACAAGGTCAGCCGCGAGAAGAAGGTCCGGGAGCTTCTGGACCAAGTGGCGCTGCCGCAGTCCACCATGCAGCGATACCCGAACGAGCTCTCTGGCGGCCAGCGGCAGCGCGTAGCGATCGCCCGGGCCCTGGCGCTGGATCCAGAAGTGATCATCTGCGACGAAGCGGTCTCCGCCTTGGACGTTTTGGTGCAGGCCCAGGTGCTGAACCTGCTGGCCGAGCTGCAGTCCAATCTCGGCCTGACCTACCTGTTCATCACGCACGACCTCGCCGTCGTACGGCAGATCGCGGACCATGTCTGCGTGATGCAGAAGGGCAGGCTCGTGGAAACGGGCAGTACAGACAATGTCTTCGATTCGCCGCAGCAGGAGTACACAAAAGCACTCCTCAACGCGATTCCCGGAGCAAGCCTGATGCTGCCGCCCGCGGTGGCCTGACCCGGCTCAGAAACCTTCATTCAACGCCCGTAAGGCAATCAAGAAGGCCGGTGCCGCTTCCCCTGAGGGAGGGGCGCCGGCCTCTTTTGTGTTCCCCGGGAGTTCCACGCGGATCTCCACGCGGTTTTCCCCGCGGATTGTGATGAAGGGCACAATTAGCTGGCGTTGCGGGTGATTTTTAGGCCAATAAATACCACAGCGTTTAGACTCTATGTAGGTGCCCTGTGTCAAAGGGTCTCTTCCGTCGTGCGTTCCGGTTGGAAATGTCGCGATACCACAGCTGACTTCACCACTGAATCGAGCAATAACGCATGTCTGAAACCACCACCAACACCGCGGTAGCCACTGCATCGCGCAGTGACCTGCGCAACGTCGCGATTGTGGCCCACGTTGACCACGGCAAGACCACCCTGGTCGACGCCATGCTCAAGCAGACCAACTCCTTTGCCGAGCACAACCACCTCGAAGACCGCGTCATGGACTCCGGTGACCTGGAGCGCGAAAAGGGCATTACCATCCTGGCCAAGAACACCACCGTGGCCTACAACGGACCGTCCTCCCATGGCGAGACCATCACCATCAACGTGATCGACACCCCTGGCCACGCTGACTTCGGCGGCGAGGTTGAGCGCGGCCTGTCCATGGTTGACGGCGTCGTGCTCCTCGTGGATGCTTCCGAGGGTCCGCTGCCCCAGACCCGCTTTGTGCTCCGCAAGGCCCTCGCCGCGCACCTTCCGGTCATCCTGCTGGTCAACAAGACCGACCGCCCTGACGCCCGCATCGAAGAAGTTGTCCACGAATCCATGGACCTGCTCCTGGGCTTGGCTTCGGACCTCGCGGACGAAGTTCCGGACCTCGACCTGGACAAGATCCTGGAAGTTCCCGTGGTCTACGCTGCAGCCAAGGTCGGCCGCGCCTCCCTGGAACAGCCGGCTGATGGATCGGCGCCGGAGAACGAAGATCTCGAACCCCTGTTCAAGACGATCATCGAGCACATCCCGGCTCCGACCTACAACCCGAACGGTGTCCTGCAGGCGCACGTCACCAACCTGGACGCTTCCCCGTTCCTCGGCCGCCTCGCACTCCTGCGCATCTACAACGGCACCCTCCGCAAGGGCCAGACCGTTGCTTGGGCGCGAGCCAACGGCGAACTGAAGAACGTCAAGATCACCGAGCTCCTGGCCACCAAGGCACTGGACCGCGTTCCGACCGACTCCGCTGGTCCGGGCGAGATCGTTGCTGTTGCCGGTATCGAGGAAATCACCATTGGTGAGACCCTGACCGACGCCGAGAACCCGCAGCCGCTGCCGCTCATCACGGTGGATGACCCCGCGATCTCCATGACCATCGGTATCAACACCTCTCCGCTGGCCGGTAAGGTCAAGGGTGCCAAGGTAACGGCGCGCCAGGTGAAGGATCGCCTCGACAAGGAACTGATCGGTAACGTCTCCATCAAGGTTCTGCCCACCGAGCGTCCGGATGCCTGGGAAGTCCAGGGCCGTGGCGAGCTTGCGCTGGCTATCCTCGTGGAGCAGATGCGACGTGAAGGCTTCGAACTGACTGTCGGCAAGCCGCAGGTTGTCACCCGGACCATCGACGGCAAGATCCACGAGCCGATGGAACACATGACCATCGACGTTCCGGAAGAGTACCTCGGCGCGGTCACGCAGCTCATGGCCGCTCGCAAGGGCCGCATGACCAACATGGCCAACCACGGTACGGGCTGGTGCCGCATGGAATTCATCGTTCCTGCCCGTGGCCTCATCGGCTTCCGCACCAAGTTCCTCACGGACACCCGTGGCGCCGGCATCGCTTCCTCGATCTCCGAGGGCTACGAGCCGTGGGCCGGTCCCATCGAATACCGCACCAACGGTTCGATGGTTGCCGACCGCGCCGGCGTGGTCACCCCCTTCGCCATGATCAACCTGCAGGAACGCGGCTCCTTCTTCGTGAAGCCCACGTCCGAGGTCTACGAAGGCATGATCGTCGGCGAGAACTCCCGCGCCGACGACATGGACGTCAACATCACGAAGGAAAAGAAGCTCACCAACATGCGTGCCGCTTCCTCCGACACCTTCGAGAACCTGACGCCGCCGCGCGACCTGACCCTCGAAGAGTCCCTCGAATTCGCTCGCGAAGACGAGTGCGTTGAGGTGACCCCGGAGTCCATCCGCATCCGCAAGCTGATCCTGGATGCCAATGAGCGCGCCAAGGCTACCCGCGCCCGCGCCAAAGTCTGATCCAGCGCTGATTGCGTAGTGACGCATTGAATAAAGGAGCCACCGGAGCAGCACGCGGCATTGCCGCAGCTGTTCCGGTGGCTCTTTTGCTGCCCTGGCGGGCACCGCACTGCACCGGCAGGCGCTCCTTATTGCCGGCGTCGAGGTCTACTGGGGTGCTGCTGCGGCACTGCTCCTGCTCGCCTCGTTGCAACTCTGGCTGGGCGCCTGGTCGCGGTCTTTGCTCCCGACGGCGGTGGCCGGCATTGCCTGTTATGTGGCGGTTGGCCTGCTGTCGGCTTCCGGAACGGGCAAGCAGCTGATAGTTGCTGACGTACCGGGAAATGTGTGGGTGTACGGCAGTGCGGGCGTGACTTTTGTGATGCTCTTGTGGTGCCGGCGATACAGGCATCCGCCGCGCGGCTGACTAGTCCGCGCTTGGATCCCGGTGGTGGGCGATCAAGAGCGAAGTGGCCACGCCGTCGTCGTCCGCCGGAAGGCGCATGTATTCCTCGACGACTGCCCGCAGCTTGCCCATCATTTCCTGTTGACGCGCGGCGTTGAACTTTACTCCAAGCCGCCACACATCGATATCCCCAGGGGCGAGTCCCCGGGTTTCCTGAACGAATGTTTCGATCAAGACAGGGGAAATATCGTCGACCGGGGTGCTCCACGATGTGCGGGTGGCGATGTACGGCACCTCCTTGGCGCCCCGCTTTCCCTTCCGGCCTTCCTGCGGCACGAGAAAACCCGTGCGGACCAAGGTTCGCACGTGGTGCAGGCTCGACGCGGGATTAATATCCAGCAGCCCGGCAATTTCTTTGTTTGTGCGCGCGTGATGCAGGCAGAGCCGGAGAATCCGCAGGCGTAGCGGCGAACTCAAGGCGCGCCCCTTGGCGACGAGATCGCCGTCCCCCAATTGTTCCGTCATGGTGGCCAGTGTAGCCATCCATCAGTGATTGACATATATCAATCACTGGGGAAAACTGGGCGAGTGAACGCCGGGACCACTGACAATGCTCCGCAAACTGACGCAGCACAACAAGCGGCCTCGCTCTGGCGGGACCGGAACTTCACTACCTTCTGGTCAGGCCAAGCCGTCAGCCAGCTGGGGCACAACTGGGGCAACCGGCGTTTCCAGTCCTCGCAGGGTCTTTGCTCGGGGCCAGCGAGTTCGAAGTTGGCGCGCTCAATGCTGCCAGCCTGGCGGCCTTCCTGCTGATCGGTTTGCCGGCCGGAGCGTGGGTAGACCGCTGGTTGAAACGCCGCACCATGATTGTGGCGGACCTGGTCCGGACTGCGGCGATGGCGACCGTACCACTCCTCTGGTGGGCAGGCATCCTGCAGATCTGGCACTTGTACGCAGTAGCGGCCGTCGTCGGGGCCGCAACAGTCTTCTTCGACGTCTCCTACCATAGCTACGTGCCTGTGCTCGTGGATGCCGCGAACGTGCCACAGGCCAATTCCAAGTTGGAAGCCACCTCCCAGATCGCGCGCATCGGCGGACCTGCCGCAGGTGGCGCGCTGCTGACGGTGGTGTCCGCCCCGGTACTGTTCGTCGGGGAAGCAGCCGGCTATCTCCTGTCCGCCATTTTCTTGTTCAGGACACGCGATGCGGAACGGCCCGTGCCGGCCAAGGACCGGCAGCCGCTAGCAAAGGAAATCAAGGAAGGCCTTGTCTTCGTGGTCAGGCATCCGTTGATCAGCAGAATTGCGGCCTGCACGGGCGGGGTGAACTTCTTCACTACGATCGCCTCTACTTTGATGCCCGTGCTCGTGCTGAGGGAACTGGAGCTAGGGCCACCGGGCATGGGCCTCATCATGGCGGTCGGGGCCGTGGGCGGACTGATCGGGGCCGTTGCCGCGCCCAGGCTCGCAGCTTGGATCGGTGAGGGGACCGTCATTCCCGCGGCGTCGATGGTGAACTCGCTTTTCCTCGTCTTGGTGCCGCTGTCGGTGCTGGCTCCCGAGCGATGGATCTCCTTGGTGATGCTCATCGTCTCCGAGTTCGGCTTCGCCTTCGGGGTGCTGGTGTACAACATCATGCAGCTGAGCATGAGGCAGCGGGTGTGTCCGCCCCGGCTCTTGGGGCGCATGAATGCTTCCATTCGCTTTGTGGTCTGGGGTGTCATGCCAATTGCCGCGCTTGCTTCAGGCCTGCTTGCCGAAAGGCTTGGGCTGGCCCCGACGCTCTGGATCGGCGTGGCCGGGAGCATGGTCTGTGTTGCACCAGCGTTGTTCTCGCCGCTTCGGGGAATGCGCAGGCTGCCTGACGGCGTGCGCGGCGCCTGACCTCCTTGGGACATGCCCCGCCTTGGCTCGCAGCGCTGGACATAATGGCATCATGCGCATTCCTTGGCACAAGTGCAGCGCATGCTCGGCGCAGATGAGGGCACATGTCCAACGTTTGATTTCAAGATTGGACCGGAAGTTCTCCACATACCCAATGTTGGCGCTTCCGTGCCTCCGGTTTCGAGCGGAACGATGGGGCGCATGGTGAACATCAGTGAAGTCATTTCAGCGTACGACGGCGTGGCGCGGGCTAAACATCTCGCTGCGGCTGGGGTGTCGCATTTCCAGCTGAAATCCGAGTTGGCGAGTGGACGGATTCTCCGCGTGGCCCGAGGGGTCTATGCGGTGCCCGGCGCCGATCCCGGCTTGCTCGCTATCCGGTCCCTTCCTGCGGAACCGGCCTGCATTTCCGCGGCCGAATTCTCGGGGTTGTGGGTTCTGGATGCCCCCCAATCTCCCCACGTGGCAGTCCCTCACAGCCGAAAGTACGAAGGTTTTGTCTGCCATCGATCCGCGGTCCCGCCTACCTTAATGGATTCAGTCATCCAGGCCTTGCGTTGCTTGCCGGATCTGGAGGGTCTGGTCGTTGCCGAATCTGCGGTGGTTCTTGGCAGGCTGCCGCTCACGGCCATCAGGATGAGGCTGAGTGGTCGGAATGATGCGCGGGAGCGGAGACTCGTGTCACAAATCGTTCCGCAGTCACAGTCGATTATTGAGTGCATCGCCAGATACCTCCTGCGAGAAGCAGGCTTTCTCGTTGAATCACAGGTAAACATTCCGGGCATGGGGCATCTGGATCTGATGGTGGACGGAAGGCTGGGGATTGAAACCGACGGAGCAGGTTTCCACATGGACAAGCCGAGCTTCGAGGAGGACCGCCGTCGGTGGAATATCACCACAAGGTTGGGTGTCCCGACCTTGGTTGTGAGCTATTCGATGTTGAAGAACCGGCCTCGAGAATTTGTGGCGATGGTCCGGGACACTCTGAGGTCTCTCGACCGAGCCGCGTGACCCCCCGGTGGGCTACCCTACGCCTGTGTCAGAAGGGACATGCCCATCGCTGCTCATCAGGAGTGGACATGTCCCTCGCTCGGGCCCGCGTTAACAAGGGACATGCCCGTAGCAGAGGGCTAGGAGTGGGCATGTTGGCATTATGTCCAGTGGTTCGAACCAGCAGGGGGCATGTCCCATGGTTCGAACCAGCAGGGGGCATGTCCCGTGGGTCGGAGCGGGAGGGGGCATGCCCGGTGAGCGGGGAAGACGGGGGAGCAGGCCTACTGCGGGGCGGGGCGGGGTTTACGGCGTGGAGGCGGAGGCGGGACTTCTTTTGCTGCGACTACAAGGGCCAGCGGGATCTCGACGTCGGACCGGCGGGTGCGGATGGTGCACGCACCATCGGTGACGGAGAGCAAGTAGCCGAGGGCATCGGTGAAGCCGTTGTCCACCCGGTATCGGACAACTACCCGTGTTCCGGATGCGGTGTTGAGCAGGAAATCCTGGGGCCGGGGCGAATTCACTAGTTCATAGTAGGACGCCCGGCTAGGTTGGTGAGTTCACGCTGGTGGATAATAGGGTCAGAATTCGATGTACCGGCCACAGGGCCGGTGGTACTACCCGGAAACTGTCCGGGACAACTGTGGAGAGGCAAGGGACGTGACCTACGTAATCGCGCAGCCGTGTGTGGACGTCAAGGACAAGGCATGTATTGAAGAATGCCCTGTTGACTGCATCTACGAAGGCGAACGTTCCCTTTATATCCACCCGGATGAGTGCGTGGACTGCGGCGCTTGCGAACCCGTGTGCCCGGTGGAAGCGATCTACTACGAGGATGACACCCCGGAGGAATGGGCGGACTACTACAAGGCCAACGTCGAATTCTTCGATGATCTCGGGTCCCCGGGTGGAGCTGCCAAGATTGGCAATACCGGCAAGGACCACCCGTTCATCGCCGCGCTGCCTCCTCAGAACCAAGACCACTAAGAACGGTTGTTTCCTTTGATTTCTGCGGCCCCCGCCTTTGGCCTCAACCTGCCCGACTATCCTTGGGAAGCTATGGCGCCGTACGTGGCCAAGGCTGCAGAACACCCGGGCGGGGTAGTCAATCTCTCGATCGGCACTCCCGTGGATCCCACGCCGGAGCTCGTTCGCGAGGCGCTCGCCGGGGCAGCCAATGCTCATGGGTACCCGACTGTCCACGGCACGGAAGCTCTTCGCGAGGCTGTGTCCACCTGGTTCGCTACCCGACGTGGAGTCCCTGGGATCGACCCCCGGGACGTTTTGCCCACAGTCGGCTCCAAGGAACTGGTGGCCTGGCTGCCGTTTCTGTTGGGGCTCAGCGCAGGCGACGTCGTTGTCCGTCCTACGGTGGCTTACCCGACGTACGACATCGGCGCCCTGCTTGCAGGGGCCACGGCGATTGCTGCAGACAATCTGGACGAACTGGACGCCGCAACCCGTAGCCGGGTCCGGCTCATCTGGATCAACTCCCCGGGCAACCCCACCGGCAGTGTTCGCGATGTCGAATCCCTCAGGCAGATCGTTGCCCAGGCCCGCGAGATCGGCGCTGTGGTGGCGTCTGACGAATGCTATGCCGAACTCGGTTGGGGCGGATGGGATGCCCAGCGTGGCGGCGAAGCCGTGCCCAGCGTTCTTGATCCGCGTGTCACGGGTGGGTCAGACGGACTGTTGTGCGTCTACTCCCTCAGCAAGCAGTCGAACCTCGCCGGCTACCGGGCCGCCTTCGTGGCCGGAGACTCATCGATCGTGGCGAATCTGGTCAACAGCCGCAAGCACGCAGGCATGATCGTGCCTTACCCGGTCCAGGAAGCCATGCGCATCGCGCTCGGCGACGTCGGCCACGTGCTGGCCCAAAAGGATCTCTACCGCGGCCGCCGTGAACGCCTCCTGCCAGCTCTGCAGAACTTCGGACTGGAGATCCACGAGTCCAAAGCGGGCTTGTACTTGTGGTCCACCGCAGGGGAGGCGACGTGGGACACCGTGCGGCGTTTCGCTGACCTGGGCATCGTCGTCGGGCCCGGAGTGTTCTATGGAGACGCCGGCAACGGTTTCATCCGGGTGGCGCTCACGGGCACCGATGAACGCATCGACGCCGCTGTGGAACGCTTGAACACTGCACGGTAACAATGATGTGACTTGCCGCACAGGGCGCGTCACTCCGCCAGTAACCGTAGCTTGTGGATTAGTTTGTCCCGCTTACTGGCGGTAGCTTTTAACTGACTATCAATGGTGGCTTTCTCCACGAAGGCGGTCCAGCCGATGGTGCCTGCACCTGCAGGCTCCCGGCTGGAGTCACCAGATGTTGGTTGGATCAAGCTTTCGACCGAGGCCAAGGGCCTCATGAAGGGGACTCCATGACTGAGACCACCAGTGCTACCCTGCGCCATGCCGGCGGAGAGCTCGAGCTCCCGCGGATCAAGGTTGTAGAAGGGAACGAAGGATACGACGTTTCCAAGCTGCTGAAGCAGACGGGCGCCGTCGCCTACGACCCCGGCTTCATGAACACCGCCGCCACCACGTCGGCAATCACCTACATCGACGGCGACGCCGGTATCCTGCGCTACCGCGGCTACCCGATCGAGCAGCTTGCCCAGCACTCCAGCTTCCTGGAAGTTTCCTACCTGCTGATCTACGGCAACCTGCCCACGCCCACTGAGCTGGATGCCTTTGACCAGCGCATCCGCCACCACACGCTGCTCCACGAAGAGCTCAAGGGCTTCTTCGGCGGATTCCCGCGTGACGCACACCCTATGCCTGTCTTGTCCTCGGCCGTCTCGGCGCTGTCCACGTTCTACCAGGACTCCTTGGACCCGTTCAACCCGGAGCACGTGGAAGTTTCCACCATCCGCCTCATGGCGAAGCTCCCGGTCATCGCGGCCTACGCCCACAAGAAGTCCATCGGCCAGCCCATGCTGTACCCGGACAACTCCATGAACCTGGTGGAGAACTTCCTGCGCTTGAGCTTCGGCTTGCCGGCGGAGCAGTACGAGTTGGACCCTGTTGTGGTCAAGGCGCTCGACCTCCTGCTCATCCTGCACGCAGACCACGAGCAAAACTGCTCGACGTCGACCGTCCGCCTGGTGGGCTCCTCGAACGCGAACCTGTTTGCTTCCGTTTCCGCAGGCATCAATGCGCTCTTCGGTCCCGCACACGGCGGCGCCAACGAGGCCGTGCTGAAGATGCTGCGCCAGATCCAAGCCGATGGCGTCAAGCCCGAGGACTACATGGAGAAGGTCAAGAACAAGGAAGACGGCGTCCGCCTGATGGGCTTCGGTCACCGGGTCTACAAGAATTACGACCCCCGCGCGAAGATCATCAAGGCGACGGCACACGAGATCCTGGGCAAGCTCGGCGGCAACGACGAACTCCTGGACATCGCAATGCGCCTTGAAGAGAAGGCGCTGGCGGACGATTACTTCATACAGCGCAAGCTCTACCCGAACGTGGACTTCTACACGGGCCTCATCTACAAGGCCATGGGCTTCCCGGAGAAGATGTTCACCGTCCTGTTCGCGATCGGCCGTCTCCCCGGCTGGATCGCACAGTGGCGAGAAATGATCAACGACCCCCAGACGAAGATCGGCCGTCCGCGGCAGCTCTACACAGGGGAACCGGAACGCAACTACCCGGCGGTCTAGTCCCCACCGGCTCCCAGGCCTCGCAAGCTCGGCCCGGATCCCTCGCCGGTGTGGGCCCTGCCAACGCGGGGTCACTTACAGCCTGTCCACAGGGACATCATGGGCCGTATGTGACCCCGCGTTGCTCTTAAGAGCTGTAGCCGAGGGGGTTGGTCTTCTGCCAGCGCCAGTGGTCTTCGCACATTTGGTCCACCGTCTTCGTGGTGGACCAGCTGAGGTCCGCCAAGGCAGAGGAAGCGTCGGCCCAGAACGCAGGCAGGTCTCCCGCGCGT
Proteins encoded:
- a CDS encoding ABC transporter permease, whose amino-acid sequence is MIQYILRRLLQVIPVFLGTTLLVYFMVFALPGDPIRALFGDRPPSESVIAALRQQYNLDQPFWVQYGLFLKNLFTFNLGVDFTGQPIAATLGRIFPVTAMLAVEALAIQAVFGVAFGLIAGLRKGKLFDSTVLVASLVVIAVPTFVLGFVLQLVVGVQLGWAKPTVGSNADWGTLILPATVLGLVSFAYVLRLTRASVIENMNADYVRTATAKGLSRPRVVLAHILRNSMIPVVTYLGANLGGLMGGAIVTEGIFNVPGVGQKLYQAVIRSEGPTVVAIVSVLVLVFVAANLLVDLLYAWLDPRIRYEK
- a CDS encoding ABC transporter permease, producing MKSNRQIEHYVAPIDETPLLATDTLKVDAAPLSLWADAWRKLRRRPLFIISALMIFLLLIVAFFPGLFTQTAPNDNCQLGDSLAGPSAGHPLGFTFQGCDIYSRVIHGTQASLTVGVVSVIFVLIIGVTLGALAGFFGGWVDTVIARIGDIFFALPLVLGALVVTQLPFFRENKSVFTVVMVIVMLGWPQMARITRGAVIEVRNADFVTAARSLGVSKIGTLVRHVVPNALAPIIVLATMELGVFIVTEATLSFLGIGLPGSIMSWGNDISAAKDTLRTNPEVLMFPATALSITVLSFIMLGDALRDALDPKSRKR
- a CDS encoding dipeptide ABC transporter ATP-binding protein gives rise to the protein MTTSNVTINEAGTEERPLLEIRDLAISFQTASGEFQAVKNAHLTIMPGETVAIVGESGSGKSTTALAAIGLLPENGRVSGGQILLDGEDISHAPERRMIELRGNTIGMVPQDPMSNLNPVWKIGYQVRETLRANGKPHAPADVARVLGEAGLPDSARRAKQYPHEFSGGMRQRALIAIGLSCQPRLLIADEPTSALDVTVQRQILDHLETMTAELGTAVLLITHDLGLAAERADKVVVMYRGNVVEAGPSLELLRNPQHPYTQRLVASAPSLASRRIQAAKAEGIQTEELLAPTEAVVEKALPEDVLKVESLSKVFKLRSGVGRSTDFTAVDNVSFNVKRGTTTAIVGESGSGKSTVAQMVLNLLPPTSGRIVFDGVDTSTLNSREIFKFRRRVQPIFQDPYGSLDPMYNIFRTIEEPLRTHKIGDKVSREKKVRELLDQVALPQSTMQRYPNELSGGQRQRVAIARALALDPEVIICDEAVSALDVLVQAQVLNLLAELQSNLGLTYLFITHDLAVVRQIADHVCVMQKGRLVETGSTDNVFDSPQQEYTKALLNAIPGASLMLPPAVA
- the typA gene encoding translational GTPase TypA, which codes for MSETTTNTAVATASRSDLRNVAIVAHVDHGKTTLVDAMLKQTNSFAEHNHLEDRVMDSGDLEREKGITILAKNTTVAYNGPSSHGETITINVIDTPGHADFGGEVERGLSMVDGVVLLVDASEGPLPQTRFVLRKALAAHLPVILLVNKTDRPDARIEEVVHESMDLLLGLASDLADEVPDLDLDKILEVPVVYAAAKVGRASLEQPADGSAPENEDLEPLFKTIIEHIPAPTYNPNGVLQAHVTNLDASPFLGRLALLRIYNGTLRKGQTVAWARANGELKNVKITELLATKALDRVPTDSAGPGEIVAVAGIEEITIGETLTDAENPQPLPLITVDDPAISMTIGINTSPLAGKVKGAKVTARQVKDRLDKELIGNVSIKVLPTERPDAWEVQGRGELALAILVEQMRREGFELTVGKPQVVTRTIDGKIHEPMEHMTIDVPEEYLGAVTQLMAARKGRMTNMANHGTGWCRMEFIVPARGLIGFRTKFLTDTRGAGIASSISEGYEPWAGPIEYRTNGSMVADRAGVVTPFAMINLQERGSFFVKPTSEVYEGMIVGENSRADDMDVNITKEKKLTNMRAASSDTFENLTPPRDLTLEESLEFAREDECVEVTPESIRIRKLILDANERAKATRARAKV
- a CDS encoding helix-turn-helix domain-containing protein, whose translation is MATLATMTEQLGDGDLVAKGRALSSPLRLRILRLCLHHARTNKEIAGLLDINPASSLHHVRTLVRTGFLVPQEGRKGKRGAKEVPYIATRTSWSTPVDDISPVLIETFVQETRGLAPGDIDVWRLGVKFNAARQQEMMGKLRAVVEEYMRLPADDDGVATSLLIAHHRDPSAD